A genomic stretch from Saccharomyces paradoxus chromosome XVI, complete sequence includes:
- the MAK3 gene encoding peptide alpha-N-acetyltransferase MAK3 (Catalytic subunit of the NatC type N-terminal acetyltransferase~similar to YPR051W) codes for MEIVYKPLDIRNEEQFASIKRLIDADLSEPYSIYVYRYFLNQWPELTYIAVDNKSGTPNIPIGCIVCKMDPHRNVRLRGYIGMLAVESTYRGHGIAKKLVEIAIDKMQRAHCDEIMLETEVENLAALNLYEGMGFIRMKRMFRYYLNEGDAFKLILPLTERSCTRSTFLMHGRMAT; via the coding sequence ATGGAAATAGTGTACAAGCCATTGGACATACGTAACGAAGAGCAGTTTGCTAGTATCAAAAGGCTAATAGATGCGGATCTATCAGAACCGTACTCGATATACGTATATAGGTATTTCTTGAACCAATGGCCCGAATTGACGTACATTGCCGTGGACAACAAGAGTGGAACTCCCAACATACCTATTGGGTGCATTGTGTGTAAGATGGACCCGCACAGAAACGTCAGACTGAGAGGATACATAGGAATGCTCGCCGTGGAGTCCACATACCGCGGACATGGCATAGCAAAGAAACTGGTGGAGATTGCCATTGATAAGATGCAAAGGGCACACTGCGATGAGATCATGCTAGAGACAGAGGTAGAAAATTTGGCGGCTCTAAACTTATATGAAGGAATGGGATTCATCAGGATGAAACGGATGTTTCGTTACTACTTGAACGAAGGGGACGCTTTTAAACTGATATTGCCGTTGACTGAAAGGAGCTGTACTCGATCTACGTTCCTAATGCATGGCCGGATGGCCacataa
- the NHP6A gene encoding high-mobility group nucleosome-binding protein (High-mobility group (HMG) protein~similar to YPR052C) → MATPREPKKRTTRKKKDPNAPKRALSAYMFFANENRDIVRSENPDITFGQVGKKLGEKWKALTPEEKQPYEAKAQADKKRYESEKELYNATLA, encoded by the coding sequence ATGGCCACCCCAAGAGAACCTAAGAAGAGAACCACtagaaagaagaaggacCCAAATGCCCCTAAGAGGGCTTTGTCCGCCTACATGTTTTTCGCTAACGAAAACAGAGATATTGTTCGTTCTGAAAATCCAGATATCACATTTGGACAGGTCGGCAAGAAGTTGGGTGAGAAGTGGAAGGCTTTAACGCCAGAGGAAAAGCAGCCTTACGAGGCCAAGGCGCAGGCCGATAAGAAGAGATACGAATCAGAAAAGGAGTTGTATAACGCCACTTTGGCTTAA
- the SMK1 gene encoding mitogen-activated protein kinase SMK1 (Middle sporulation-specific mitogen-activated protein kinase (MAPK)~similar to YPR054W): protein MNRTLTDNTRAINVVPSLGAPQQRTIFAKERISIPGYYEIIQFLGKGAYGTVCSVKFKGRNPAAKIAVKKISNIFNKEILLKRAIRELKFMNFFKGHKNIVNLIDLEIVTSSPYDGLYCYQELIDYDLAKVIHSSVQLSEFHIKYFLYQILCGLKYIHSADVIHRDLKPGNILCTLNGCLKICDFGLARGIHAGFFKCHSTVQPHITNYVATRWYRAPELLLSNQPYNKSVDIWAVGCILAEFYARKPVFMGRDSMHQIFEIIKILGTPDKDLLIKFGTIKAWNLGKNSNNPVYKKIPWSNIFPFASHEAINLIDSLLHWDSTHRLNVEQAISHPFLDEVRKPDDEPVCLQGPFDFTYESELDSMSKLRDYLIEEVNGFKTELSSSSL from the coding sequence ATGAATCGCACACTCACAGATAATACCAGAGCCATAAATGTGGTCCCCAGCCTCGGTGCTCCTCAACAAAGGACGATTTTTGCCAAGGAGAGAATATCCATCCCAGGATACTACGAAATTATCCAATTCCTAGGCAAGGGCGCCTATGGGACAGTATGCTCCGTGAAGTTTAAAGGTCGGAACCCTGCCGCTAAGATAGCGGTTAAGAAAATCAGCAACATCTTTAATAAGGAGatccttttgaaaagggcAATCCGTGAGTTGAAATTcatgaatttcttcaaaggccataaaaatattgttaaTCTAATCGATCTCGAGATAGTGACGAGCTCACCTTACGACGGGCTGTATTGCTACCAGGAACTAATTGATTATGATTTGGCCAAAGTCATACATTCGTCCGTGCAACTCTCGGAGTTCCATATCAAGTACTTTCTTTACCAGATCCTGTGCGGGCTAAAGTATATACACAGTGCAGATGTCATCCACCGAGATTTGAAGCCTGGGAACATCTTGTGCACTTTGAACGGATGTTTAAAGATCTGCGATTTTGGCCTCGCTAGGGGTATCCATGCCGGGTTTTTTAAGTGTCATTCCACTGTGCAGCCCCATATAACCAATTACGTTGCTACAAGATGGTACAGAGCACCTGAGCTGCTTTTATCCAACCAACCATATAACAAGTCCGTCGACATATGGGCTGTAGGGTGCATTCTTGCAGAATTCTATGCTCGAAAGCCCGTATTTATGGGACGTGACTCCATGCATcagatttttgaaatcatcaaaatcttgGGCACTCCCGATAAAGATCTTTTGATCAAGTTTGGTACCATTAAAGCTTGGAATCTAGGCAAAAACAGTAATAATCCTGTATATAAGAAAATCCCATGGTCCAACATTTTCCCCTTTGCCTCGCATGAAGCTATTAATCTTATAGATTCCTTACTCCATTGGGATTCGACACATAGGTTAAATGTGGAGCAAGCCATATCACATCCGTTCCTGGATGAAGTGCGAAAGCCAGATGACGAGCCCGTTTGTCTCCAAGGTCCCTTCGACTTCACTTATGAATCCGAGCTGGATTCGATGTCCAAATTAAGAGACTACTTGATTGAGGAAGTGAATGGATTTAAAACCGAGTTGT